The Petrotoga sp. 9PWA.NaAc.5.4 genome has a window encoding:
- a CDS encoding DUF2283 domain-containing protein → MLDLIPILIEIPYSRIWTSYDKEADVLYINFKKPSHADDSELTDDDVIIRYEKGKIIGITILNVSKRKFENEK, encoded by the coding sequence ATTTTAGACTTAATTCCCATTTTAATAGAAATTCCCTATTCGAGAATTTGGACTTCTTACGATAAAGAAGCAGATGTTTTATACATAAATTTCAAAAAACCAAGTCATGCAGACGATTCTGAACTTACTGACGATGATGTAATAATAAGGTACGAAAAAGGAAAAATTATTGGAATAACTATACTTAATGTTAGTAAAAGAAAATTTGAAAATGAAAAGTAA